One stretch of Tepidibacter hydrothermalis DNA includes these proteins:
- a CDS encoding YlmC/YmxH family sporulation protein, producing MKLSSIAGKEIVNLTTGERLGIIAESDLVVDEGTGRIMALVIPRDRSFFSFRRDKSTLEVPWKNVKKIGNDMIIIEYEGNI from the coding sequence ATGAAATTGTCTTCTATTGCTGGCAAGGAGATTGTTAATTTGACAACAGGGGAAAGGCTGGGAATTATAGCTGAATCAGACTTGGTAGTTGATGAAGGAACAGGCAGAATCATGGCTTTGGTTATACCAAGAGATAGAAGTTTCTTTTCATTTAGAAGAGATAAATCAACATTAGAGGTGCCATGGAAAAATGTAAAAAAAATAGGTAATGATATGATTATCATTGAATATGAAGGCAATATATAG